In a genomic window of Zingiber officinale cultivar Zhangliang chromosome 9B, Zo_v1.1, whole genome shotgun sequence:
- the LOC122023065 gene encoding zinc finger MYM-type protein 1-like, translating into MHRFFKRKTPEPEEQNIGDVTVGEFDFSQLPADPGLRIPICSYNANIRDQVRRIYLQKGPCQPSGYEFPKRKFGVSQFRRFNPSWFKEFGDWLEYSIEKDAAYCLYCYLFKTTKGKQAGGETFVSEGFTNWKGKDRLNIHVGQHDSEHHKARMNCEALMNQDEHIQSILHKQSKQMRNDYRIRLNASIDCIRVLLRQGNSFRGHDETEGSLNPGNFLILLEFLGAHNKEINDVILKNAPKNCKLTSPDIQKDIVRVCASETINVIIKDIGNSLFSILVDESRDVSMKEQMSVVLRYVDSSGHVNERFIGIEHVTSTTALSLKAAIDKMFSKYNLSIANVRGQSYDGASNMQGKFNGLKALILKENPCAFYIYCFAHQLQLALIAVAKKNLPISNFFRIVGDVVNVVGSSCKRSDLLKEKHSDFIVEALERDEISSGRGLNQETTLQRAGDTRWGSHYNSLISLISMFSAVSDVLEVISEDDSSSPDQKTEAFNLLESILSFDFAFNLHLMKHVLGISSELSTALQKKDQDIVNAMDLVQVCKRRLQNMREDGWDSFLEKVHCFCRQHYIDCLKMDDMFTRWAPRGRPHRNPPEVTNLHHYRVELFYGVIDMQLQELNDRFSEASTELLLCVACLCPQNSFLAFDKKKLLQLAEFYPQDFSRFDLLVLDDQLETYICDMRSNKAFQGLKGLSDLSEKLVMSKKNMVYPLVFKLLTLALILPVATATVERVFFAMRIVKDRLRNRMSDDWMNDSLIVYVEKDIFLMVDNEAIIQKFQNMKTRKEQL; encoded by the coding sequence ATgcatagattttttaaaagaaaaactccAGAACCAGAAGAACAAAATATTGGAGATGTTACAGTtggagaatttgatttttcacaATTACCAGCAGATCCTGGACTAAGGATTCCAATTTGTTCTTATAATGCTAACATtagggatcaagttcgaaggaTATATTTGCAAAAAGGCCCATGCCAACCTTCAGGTTATGAATTCCCAAAACGAAAATTTGGAGTAAGCCAATTTAGACGGTTTAATCCTTCATGGTTTAAGGAATTTGGTGATTGGTTGGAATATAGTATAGAAAAAGATGCGGCATATTGTTTGTATTGTTATCTCTTCAAGACAACTAAGGGAAAACAAGCAGGAGGAGAGACTTTTGTTAGCGAAGGATTCACAAATTGGAAGGGTAAAGATAGATTAAACATTCATGTTGGCCAACATGATAGTGAACATCATAAAGCTCGAatgaattgtgaagctttgatGAATCAAGATGAGCACATTCAATCAATTTTGCACAAACAGTCAAAGCAAATGCGAAATGATTATCGTATCCGTCTCAATGCTTCGATTGATTGTATCAGAGTTTTGTTACGACAAGGGAATTCATTTCGGGGTCATGATGAGACTGAAGGTTCTCTTAATCCGGGTAACTTTCTTATTCTACTGGAGTTTTTAGGTGCTCATAATAAAGAGATTAATGATGTGATATTGAAAAATGCTCCTAAAAATTGCAAGTTAACATCACCGGATATTCAGAAGGATATAGTAAGGGTCTGTGCATCTGAAACAATTAATGTTATTATCAAAGATATTGGTAATTCATTATTCTCTATTTTAGTTGATGAATCTCGTGATGTGTCAATGAAGGAGCAAATGTCAGTTGTTTTGCGCTATGTGGATAGTAGTGGGCATGTAAATGAGCGTTTTATTGGAATTGAACATGTTACTAGTACTACAGCACTCTCACTTAAAGCTGCTATTGATAAGATGTTCTCTAAATATAATTTGAGCATAGCTAATGTGAGAGGACAAAGTTATGATGGAGCAAGTAATATGCAAGGTAAATTTAATGGTCTAAAAGCACTCATTTTAAAGGAGAACCCATGTGCATTTTACATATATTGTTTTGCCCATCAGCTTCAACTAGCTCTTATAGCTGTGGCCAAGAAAAATCTTCCAATTTCTAATTTCTTTCGTATTGTTGGTGATGTGGTAAATGTTGTTGGATCATCTTGCAAACGTTCTGATCTTCTTAAGGAGAAACATTCAGATTTTATTGTTGAGGCACTGGAGAGGGATGAAATTTCAAGTGGTCGAGGACTTAATCAAGAAACTACCCTTCAACGTGCTGGGGATACACGTTGGGGGTCACATTACAATTCTTTGATCAGTTTGATTTCTATGTTCTCTGCTGTCAGTGATGTGCTTGAAGTGATTTCAGAAGATGATTCTAGTTCTCCTGATCAAAAAACTGAGGCATTTAATTTATTGGAGTCAATACTTTCATTTGATTTTGCATTCAATCTACACTTGATGAAACATGTCTTAGGGATTTCGAGTGAATTGTCGACGGCATTACAAAAGAAAGATCAGGATATTGTAAATGCAATGGATTTGGTACAAGTATGCAAACGCCGACTCCAAAATATGAGAGAAGATGGTTGGGATTCATTTTTAGAAAAGGTTCACTGTTTTTGTCGACAACATTACATTGATTGTCTCAAAATGGATGATATGTTCACACGTTGGGCACCACGTGGTCGTCCCCATCGTAATCCACCAGAAGTGACAAATTTACATCACTATCGAGTTGAATTATTCTATGGTGTTATTGATATGCAACTTCAAGAATTAAATGATCGTTTCTCAGAGGCAAGTACAGAGTTGCTTCTTTGTGTAGCTTGTTTGTGTCCACAAAACTCTTTTTTGGCTTTTGACAAGAAAAAATTGTTGCAACTGGCTGAGTTTTATCCACAAGATTTCTCAAGATTTGATCTTCTCGTACTTGATGATCAACTGGAAACTTATATATGTGATATGCGTTCTAACAAAGCATTTCAAGGATTGAAAGGCCTCAGTGATCTTTCAGAGAAGTTAGTTATGTCAAAGAAAAATATGGTGTATCCATTGGTTTTTAAGCTTTTGACATTAGCATTAATTTTACCGGTTGCTACCGCGACGGTAGAGAGAGTGTTTTTTGCCATGAGAATTGTGAAAGACAGGTTGCGCAATCGAATGAGTGATGATTGGATGAATGATAGTCTTATTGTCTATGTAGAGAAAGATATATTTCTAATGGTTGATAATGAAGCTATTATACAAAAGTTTCAAAATATGAAGACTCGGAAAGAACAATTGTAA